A genomic window from Deinococcus sp. YIM 134068 includes:
- a CDS encoding GNAT family N-acetyltransferase, producing the protein MRRLDALFSRCADSGLQVNGVAPGDHEAGGIFENVPPGVAPDRKATLGVFDGAGQLVGVLEALCDHPEAGTWDLGLMLLEPGVRGRGAGAALHGAFAAWVRGQGGRRVVLSVVEENGAGLRFWRRLGYKHTRRLPPARFPQEDARALRVGAIPGVRRRPNVLETRGRVGVAPKRPSGQGSVPAARPARIPRLPPVFLAYPHGTVDDPPAPTTPAQRSRITALDWSRTPLGPQARGPHSLRAALDLVLSSALPSGSGAWSSWTAGRRRPRASRSRRCTGPWRSSPSSRGTR; encoded by the coding sequence GGGGGCATCTTCGAGAACGTCCCGCCCGGCGTCGCCCCCGACCGCAAGGCGACGCTCGGTGTGTTCGACGGGGCTGGGCAACTGGTCGGCGTCCTGGAGGCGCTGTGCGACCACCCGGAGGCGGGCACGTGGGACCTCGGGCTGATGTTGCTCGAACCCGGGGTGCGCGGGCGCGGCGCGGGCGCGGCCCTGCACGGGGCGTTCGCGGCGTGGGTGCGCGGTCAGGGCGGGCGACGCGTCGTGCTGTCGGTCGTGGAGGAGAACGGGGCGGGGCTGCGCTTCTGGCGGCGGCTCGGCTACAAGCACACGCGCCGTCTGCCACCAGCGAGGTTTCCACAAGAAGACGCACGTGCCCTTCGAGTCGGCGCGATTCCTGGCGTGAGGCGACGCCCGAACGTTCTGGAGACGCGGGGCCGCGTGGGGGTCGCCCCGAAGCGGCCCAGCGGTCAGGGGTCGGTTCCGGCAGCTCGGCCTGCAAGGATTCCTCGTCTGCCTCCAGTGTTCCTCGCCTATCCTCATGGAACTGTGGACGATCCGCCTGCCCCCACCACACCCGCTCAGCGTTCCCGGATCACGGCCCTCGACTGGTCGCGCACGCCGCTCGGTCCCCAGGCGCGGGGGCCGCACAGCCTGCGCGCGGCCCTGGACCTCGTGCTGTCCAGCGCCCTTCCCAGCGGGAGCGGCGCATGGTCTTCGTGGACGGCTGGGAGACGCCGGCCCAGGGCGTCGAGGAGCCGGCGGTGTACGGGGCCGTGGCGTTCCAGCCCTTCTTCGAGGGGGACGAGGTAA